The genome window GCCGGGGCGCGTTGGCGGTGTGCACCCGGGCGCTGGTCGCCTCGAAGGCCAGGTCGACCTCGCCGGCGTGGGCCTCGACCCAGTCGATCCCGTCGGCGCTGGCCTCCACCCCCAGCTCCCGGGCCCGGGCCAGGCCCTCGGAGGCCGGGTCGATCCCGACCAGGGCGCGCAGCTCCAGCGACGGCGACCGGAGCAGCTTGTGCACCAGGTCGGTGCCGATGTTGCCCGACCCGATGACCACGCAGCGCAACATCAGCGGTTCCCTCCCCGGTGGACGGACAGGCCGACCGGGCCCAGCCAGTCGAACTCGGCCCGGAACACGTCGCCCTCGGCCAGGGGGACGGCGGCGTGCAGGGCGCCGGTCATGACCACGTGCCCCGCCTCCAGGGTCTCCCCGAGCGGATGCAGGGTGTTGGCCAGCCAGGCGACCGCGTGCAGCGGGTCGCCGAGGGCGGCCGCGCCGGCGCCGGTCGCGACCAGCTCGCCGTTGCGGGTCATGGCCACCCCGACCAGCCGGGGGTCGAGCCGGTCGAGGGGGACCAGGTGGCTGGAGAGGGCGATGGCCGAGCTGGAGGCGAGGTCGGCGATGGTGTCGGCCAGCCGGATGCGCCAGTCGGCGACCCGCGAGTCGATGATCTCGATCGCGGCCACCGCTCCGGCGGCGGCCCGCCGCACGTCAAGGGCGGTGCAGTGGGGGCCGGCCAGGGGGGCGTCGAGCACGACGGCGATCTCGGCCTCGACCTTGGGCTGGATCAGCCGGTCCAGGTCGACCCCCACCCCGTCGGGGTGGACGCCACCGGCCAGCACCGGCCCGTAGTCGGGCTGGTCGATGCCGAGCTGCTCCTGCATGGCCCGGCTGGTCAGGCCCAGCTTGTAGCCGACGACCCCGCCCTCGCCGTCGGCCTGGAGCAGCTCGACCAGGCGGCGCTGGACGGCGTAGGCGTCGGCGGCGGTCAGCTCCGGCCGCTCCTCGGTCAGGGGCGGGATGGGGACGCGGTCGCGGCGGGCCCGGTGCAGGGCCCTGGCCAGGTCGTCGACGGGCAGCGGGGGCTCGACCCCGCCCGAGCCCCAGTCGACCGGGAGCCCGCCCGGCTCGAAGGAGCTCATGAGGCCCCCCGCACCCGTGGCCGATGCTCCGGCGCAGTCGGAAGGGTGGAGGCGGCACGGCCTCGACCTCGACCGGACCGGTCTCGGTCGGGCCGCCAGCCGAGCTGGTCGGAGATGGCGTCGGCGGCCTGGATCACCGAGGCCCGGAAGAAGCGGCGCAGGGTGTCGCCGTTGACCCGCATCACCGGGCCGGCCACGCTGAGGGCGGCGATCACCTGGCCGCGGGCGTTGCGGACGGGGGCGGCCACGCTGGCCACCCCGAGCTCGCTCTCGCCGATGTTCTCGGCCCACCCCTGGGCCCGGACCCCCTCCAGCTCGGCCTTGAGCTGGGCGAGGTCGCAGATGGTGGCGTCGGTGCGGCGCTCGGGCCGCCATCCCTCGAGCAGCGCCTGCCGGCGCCGCTCGGGCTGGAAGGCCAGCAGCACCTTGCCGGTGCTGGTGCAGTGGGCCCAGTTGCGGTGGCCGATGCGGCCGAAGATCCGCAGGGTGTGGGGGCTCTCCAGGCGCTCGACGTAGACCACCTCGCGGCCGTCGAGGACGGCCACCTGGACGGTCTCCTTGGTGGCGTTGCGCAGCTCCTCGATCACGGTGGTGGCGGCGTCGTGCAGGACCCGGTGCACCGACACCCGCGCCCCCAGCTCCCACATCATCAGGCCCAGCCGGTAGGTGCCGGTGGCCGGGTCGTGCTCCAGGATCCGCTCGGCGGTCAGGGTGGCCAGC of Actinomycetota bacterium contains these proteins:
- a CDS encoding fumarylacetoacetate hydrolase family protein; the protein is MSSFEPGGLPVDWGSGGVEPPLPVDDLARALHRARRDRVPIPPLTEERPELTAADAYAVQRRLVELLQADGEGGVVGYKLGLTSRAMQEQLGIDQPDYGPVLAGGVHPDGVGVDLDRLIQPKVEAEIAVVLDAPLAGPHCTALDVRRAAAGAVAAIEIIDSRVADWRIRLADTIADLASSSAIALSSHLVPLDRLDPRLVGVAMTRNGELVATGAGAAALGDPLHAVAWLANTLHPLGETLEAGHVVMTGALHAAVPLAEGDVFRAEFDWLGPVGLSVHRGGNR
- a CDS encoding IclR family transcriptional regulator; its protein translation is MSRARGRDGAPSRERAPSRERAPSREGAPSRERAPSREGATLSSVQNAARLLKEFGTAEGSLGVTELARRLGLGKSTVHRLLATLTAERILEHDPATGTYRLGLMMWELGARVSVHRVLHDAATTVIEELRNATKETVQVAVLDGREVVYVERLESPHTLRIFGRIGHRNWAHCTSTGKVLLAFQPERRRQALLEGWRPERRTDATICDLAQLKAELEGVRAQGWAENIGESELGVASVAAPVRNARGQVIAALSVAGPVMRVNGDTLRRFFRASVIQAADAISDQLGWRPDRDRSGRGRGRAASTLPTAPEHRPRVRGAS